From a single Saimiri boliviensis isolate mSaiBol1 chromosome 15, mSaiBol1.pri, whole genome shotgun sequence genomic region:
- the GEM gene encoding GTP-binding protein GEM: protein MTLNNVTMRQGTVGMQPQQQRWSIPADGRHLMVQKEPHQYSHRSRHSAAPEDQCRRSWSSDSTDSVISSESGNTYYRVVLIGEQGVGKSTLANIFAGVHDSMDSDCEVLGEDTYERTLMVDGESATIILLDMWENKGENEWLHDHCMQVGDAYLIVYSITDRASFEKASELRIQLRRARQTEDIPIILVGNKSDLVRCREVSVSEGRACAVVFDCKFIETSAAVQHNVKELFEGIVRQVRLRRDSKEKNERRLAYQKRKESMPRKARRFWGKIVAKNNKNMAFKLKSKSCHDLSVL, encoded by the exons ATGACTCTGAATAATGTCACCATGCGCCAGGGCACTGTGGGCATGCAGCCGCAGCAGCAGCGCTGGAGCATCCCAGCTGATGGTAGACATCTCATGGTCCAGAAAGAGCCCCACCAGTACAGCCACCGCAGCCGTCATTCTGCTGCCCCTGAGGACCAGTGCCGCCGAAGCTGGTCCTCCGACTCCACAGACTCAGTCATCTCCTCTGAGTCAGGGAACACCTATTACCGGGTGGTGCTCATAGGGGAGCAGGGGGTGGGCAAATCCACTCTGGCCAACATCTTTGCAGGCGTACATGACAGCATGGACAGCGACTGTGAGGTGCTGGGAG aagatACATATGAACGAACCCTGATGGTTGATGGAGAAAGTGCAACGATTATACTCCTGGATATGTGGGAAAATAAG GGGGAGAATGAGTGGCTCCATGACCACTGCATGCAGGTGGGGGACGCATACCTGATTGTCTACTCAATCACAGACCGAGCCAGCTTCGAGAAGGCGTCTGAGCTGCGAATCCAGCTCCGCAGGGCCCGGCAGACAGAGGACATTCCCATCATTTTGGTTGGCAACAAAAGTGACTTAGTCCGGTGTCGGGAAGTGTCTGTATCAG AAGGAAGAGCTTGTGCTGTGGTGTTCGACTGCAAGTTCATCGAGACCTCCGCGGCTGTCCAGCACAACGTGAAGGAGCTGTTTGAGGGCATCGTGCGGCAGGTGCGCCTTCGGCGGGACAGCAAGGAGAAGAACGAGCGGCGGCTGGCCTaccagaaaaggaaggagagcatGCCCAGGAAAGCCAGGCGCTTCTGGGGCAAGATCGTGGCCAAAAACAACAAGAATATGGCCTTCAAGCTCAAGTCCAAATCCTGCCATGACCTCTCTGTGCTCTAG